The Streptomyces sp. HUAS MG91 sequence CGGCACCACCGCTTCACCGGCCCGCTCCTGCACGACGTACTGAGCGCCGCGGGGCCCGGCTTCGACCCGGCCCGGCGCAAGGACCGGCTGCGCTTCCTCATCGCCTTGACCGGCACCGACGGCCACCACAGCCTCATGTCCTGGGCCGAGATAGACCCCGACTTCGGGCGGGCCCCGGTCCTGCTCGCGGCCACCATCGACGGCGCCCCGCTGGACCGGGCGGGACCGCAGCTGGTGCTGCCGCAGGACCGCTGCGGCGCCCGCTACGTCAGCGGGATCACCGCCATCCGCGTGGACGGCGGCTACCGCTCCTGGCCGTGAGCAGCGGTCTCCCGCCGCCCTACGAGGCACCGGGCACCCCGTGCTCCGCCATCGCCCGCCACACCCGGTCCCGGGTCAGCGGCACCTCGGTGAAGCGGATGCCGGTCGCGTCGCGCAGCGCGTTGGCGAAGGCGGGGGCCACCGGATTGAAGGGGCTCTCGCTCATCGACTTGGCGCCGAGCGGGCCGATGGTGTCCGTGGTCCCGATGAAATGGACCTCGGTGCGCGGCACGTCCGCGTACTGGGGGAGCCGGTAGCGGCGGAAGGCGGCCGTGTCGACGGCGCCGCGCTCGTCGAGGCGCACGTTCTCGAAGAGGGTGGCGCCGAGCGCCTGGGCGACCCCGCCCTCGATCTGCCCGCGGCACTGCATCGGGTTCATGACCTGCCCGGCGTCGGCGGCGTGCACACTGCGCAGGATGCGGATCTCGCCGGTGCCCGGGTCGACGGCGACCTTGAACCACTGGGCGTTGAAGGCGACCGAGCGCGGGGTGCCGCCGAAGTGGCCGTCGGCGGTGCACTCGACACCGACGGCGCGCGCGGCCGCGTACACCTCCTTGAGCGGGAGGCGGCCGCCCGGGTGCAGGACCGCCTCCTCCGTGAGCCGGCAGTCGGCGCGCGGGACCCGCAGCCGGGCGGCCGCGAAGTCGAGGATCAGGTCCGCGAGGGCGCGCGCGGCGCGCAGGGTGGCCTTGCCCGCGACGACCGTCCCGGTGGAGGCGAAGGCGCCCGTGTCGTGCCGGACGACGTCGGTGTCGGACTGGCGCACGGTGATCCGGTCGACGGTGGTGCCCAGCTCACCGGCCGCGATCTGCCGGTGCACGGTCGTCGTGCCGTTGCCGAACTCGGCGGTGCCGACGGCCAGGTCGAAGGAGCCGTCGGGCAGCAGCGTCGCGGCCGCGTCGGCGATGTGCCCGCCGGGCGGACCGGTCGCGATCATCGCCAGGGCCGCGCCCTCGCCGACCAGCCAGCCCGGGGGAGCGGTCGCCCCGGCGGCCTCGGTACGGGCCCTTCGCACGATCTCGACGCACTGGTCGAGGCCGTAGCTCGCGATGTGCAGATCCTCCTCGTGGCCGCCGGGCGTGACCATCGGCTCGTCCGCGCCGATGACGTTGCGGGCCTTGAACTCCAGCGGATCCAGGCCCAGTTCCCGGGCCAGTTCGTCGAAGGCCGACTCGACGGCGAACATCACCTGGCCCAGGCCGTAGCCGCGGAAGGCGCCCGCCGGAACGCAGTGCGTGTAGACGGAGAAGGCGTCGACCTTCTTGTTCGGGGCGCGGTAGACGGCCATGGACTCGCCGACGCTGTGGAACATCACGGCCGGGCCGTGATTCCCGTACGCCCCCGTGTTCGACACCACCCGCAACTGGAGCGCGGTGAGCGTGCCGTCGCGGCGCGCGCCCGCCTTC is a genomic window containing:
- a CDS encoding molybdopterin cofactor-binding domain-containing protein, with amino-acid sequence MKVEVNGRPHAEDPRPGQCLRTYLRERGWFGVKKGCDAGDCGACTVHVDGEPVHSCLYPAFRADGRAVTTVEGLASPEGELHPVQRKFLDAQGFQCGFCTAGFLMTTAALDEEQLTGLPRAFKGNLCRCTGYRAIEDAVRGVKHVEEPCAGEAVGRNLPAPAGPQVVTGTARYTFDLDFSAGPGLLHMKLLRSPHAHARITAIDTAAALRVPGVHLVLTHHDAPERLFSTARHEHPEEDPADTRVLDDTVRHIGQRVAAVVADSEAAAEEGCRRIEVTYEVLPSVLDPEEAMRPGAPVVHDKDAATARIARPRANVVGEAHGETGDVEAGFAAADVVYEGTYRTQRVQHASLETHGAVAWFDEDDRLTVRTSSQTPFLTRRALCDLYDLPHEKVRVVAGRVGGGFGGKQEMLVEDIVALAVLRLRRPVKLEYTRAEQFFGATTRHPFTIGVKAGARRDGTLTALQLRVVSNTGAYGNHGPAVMFHSVGESMAVYRAPNKKVDAFSVYTHCVPAGAFRGYGLGQVMFAVESAFDELARELGLDPLEFKARNVIGADEPMVTPGGHEEDLHIASYGLDQCVEIVRRARTEAAGATAPPGWLVGEGAALAMIATGPPGGHIADAAATLLPDGSFDLAVGTAEFGNGTTTVHRQIAAGELGTTVDRITVRQSDTDVVRHDTGAFASTGTVVAGKATLRAARALADLILDFAAARLRVPRADCRLTEEAVLHPGGRLPLKEVYAAARAVGVECTADGHFGGTPRSVAFNAQWFKVAVDPGTGEIRILRSVHAADAGQVMNPMQCRGQIEGGVAQALGATLFENVRLDERGAVDTAAFRRYRLPQYADVPRTEVHFIGTTDTIGPLGAKSMSESPFNPVAPAFANALRDATGIRFTEVPLTRDRVWRAMAEHGVPGAS
- a CDS encoding molybdopterin-dependent oxidoreductase; protein product: MSRTRAAARTTAAVAEVVLAGDLARPSRLTVADLLGWPQQQAEVAFECATSGVRHHRFTGPLLHDVLSAAGPGFDPARRKDRLRFLIALTGTDGHHSLMSWAEIDPDFGRAPVLLAATIDGAPLDRAGPQLVLPQDRCGARYVSGITAIRVDGGYRSWP